In Pseudobacter ginsenosidimutans, the following are encoded in one genomic region:
- a CDS encoding response regulator, with protein MNRISIMIVDDHTLIRETWSFLLGRNEGFDVIAEVGDGQQAIEIARDKRPNIVLLDINMTPLNGFDIIKMIRKLSPGSKVIAVSMHSQPAYAKKMFRLGARGYVTKNSPRQEMLNAITEVYNGQIFICQEVKNILSDQVLNEEETNTGLNQLSEREIEVINLIRDGLSSKEIADKLKLSIKTVEVHRHNILKKLRVKNTAALINYINSNGL; from the coding sequence ATGAATAGGATTTCGATCATGATTGTTGATGACCATACCCTTATCCGGGAAACATGGTCATTCCTGCTTGGACGAAATGAAGGATTCGATGTAATTGCTGAAGTGGGCGATGGTCAGCAGGCAATTGAGATTGCGCGCGACAAGCGCCCGAATATTGTATTGCTGGACATCAACATGACGCCGCTCAACGGGTTCGACATTATCAAAATGATCCGCAAACTGAGCCCAGGCTCCAAAGTGATTGCAGTCTCCATGCACTCACAACCTGCTTACGCCAAGAAAATGTTCCGCCTCGGCGCCAGAGGTTATGTTACAAAAAATTCCCCCAGACAGGAAATGCTGAATGCCATTACAGAAGTGTACAATGGACAGATCTTCATTTGCCAGGAAGTGAAGAATATCCTGAGCGATCAGGTGTTGAATGAAGAAGAAACCAATACCGGCCTCAACCAGCTTTCTGAAAGAGAGATCGAAGTGATCAATCTCATCCGCGATGGTCTCAGCTCCAAAGAGATCGCAGACAAGCTCAAGCTCTCCATTAAAACAGTGGAAGTACACAGGCATAATATCCTGAAAAAACTCCGCGTGAAGAACACTGCAGCCCTGATCAACTATATCAACTCAAACGGACTTTAA
- a CDS encoding SixA phosphatase family protein, which translates to MKRSVIIVRHAKSSWSDPAQPDFERPLNDRGKADAPVMAKRLLDKHVRIDAFITSPAKRAKKTASLFAEVYGKDKDHLIQVPSLYHAEPADFFRCIAQAPDQAATIAIFSHNPGITAFVNMLTKVNVDDMPTCAVYAVQCELENWSGFESVQKDFWFFDYPKSFLP; encoded by the coding sequence ATGAAAAGATCCGTGATCATTGTAAGACATGCAAAGAGCAGTTGGAGCGATCCCGCCCAGCCTGATTTTGAACGTCCACTGAATGATCGCGGCAAAGCCGATGCTCCCGTAATGGCAAAGCGACTGCTCGACAAACATGTGCGCATCGATGCTTTCATTACAAGTCCCGCAAAACGTGCAAAGAAAACTGCTTCCCTCTTTGCCGAAGTTTATGGGAAAGATAAGGACCATCTGATTCAGGTTCCCTCACTTTATCATGCAGAGCCCGCAGACTTTTTCAGGTGCATTGCACAGGCCCCCGATCAGGCAGCTACCATTGCCATCTTTTCTCACAATCCAGGTATTACAGCTTTTGTAAATATGCTAACCAAAGTAAATGTGGACGATATGCCTACATGCGCTGTATATGCTGTTCAGTGCGAACTGGAAAACTGGAGCGGATTTGAATCAGTTCAAAAAGATTTCTGGTTCTTTGATTATCCCAAATCCTTCCTACCCTGA
- a CDS encoding T9SS type A sorting domain-containing protein, with protein sequence MLIRQLIHRTNAARTLLLCALLLASAIGINAQCTFTKFIPENIPKGTIPGNHLSTNPAFPHDFITGHLKYFPAEYATNPTKKFPVIIYLHGWSAMASGNPNDLCLVVSDMPYAIPWNIENNRFPDPFNYNGTDHSFIVLAPQYRGYGDPWHFDTQLDAYITWVLAQYRIDPDRIYLTGASAGANLVIDYISSSVAHAERIAGASMASLCYRVDQQISSGAANIAAGKVATWFLQCSSDNSTNCEISTPTGWVNAINAQTDKIAPRFTILNPRGPSDNNPLDSLLFCKGFAHETWPTMYYPPAPARVVTPNIYEWNLQYSRASSLPVKLKDFSLKAVNGKVQLKWITSSEEDNLQFTIERAGADQRFQKLSVIPGKGTTNLEQVYEFTDNQPLENLNYYRLVQKDIDGREKIFEAKRIMMRRDGKSLVTVSSNPFTTELSAFVTVQQAQQVRLSITDMSGKIWANINGRYTSGSSEVSLPVGNLPKGVYLLKATGDGLSGVVKIIKR encoded by the coding sequence ATGCTTATTAGGCAACTCATTCATCGCACCAATGCGGCGCGAACCCTGCTGCTTTGCGCACTGCTGTTGGCATCGGCAATTGGAATCAATGCTCAATGCACATTTACGAAGTTCATACCGGAGAATATTCCGAAGGGGACCATTCCAGGAAATCATCTTAGTACTAATCCGGCTTTCCCTCACGATTTCATCACGGGGCATTTGAAATATTTCCCGGCGGAATATGCTACAAATCCAACCAAGAAATTTCCGGTGATTATTTACCTCCATGGATGGAGTGCAATGGCATCAGGCAATCCAAACGATCTTTGCCTGGTGGTTTCAGATATGCCTTATGCTATTCCCTGGAATATAGAGAATAACCGGTTTCCGGATCCCTTTAATTACAATGGAACAGATCATAGCTTCATTGTACTGGCTCCACAATACAGGGGATATGGAGATCCCTGGCATTTTGATACGCAGCTCGATGCATATATTACCTGGGTGCTTGCTCAATACCGGATTGATCCGGACAGGATCTATCTGACTGGCGCAAGCGCAGGAGCGAATCTTGTGATTGATTATATCAGCAGTTCCGTAGCGCATGCTGAAAGGATTGCAGGAGCATCCATGGCATCTTTATGCTACAGGGTGGATCAACAGATCTCGTCCGGTGCTGCAAATATTGCCGCGGGTAAAGTGGCCACCTGGTTCCTGCAATGCTCATCTGACAACAGCACTAATTGTGAGATTTCAACGCCTACCGGTTGGGTGAACGCTATCAATGCGCAAACAGATAAGATTGCTCCCCGGTTTACCATTTTGAATCCCCGCGGACCCAGTGATAATAACCCACTGGATTCTTTGCTGTTTTGTAAAGGTTTTGCGCACGAGACCTGGCCCACGATGTACTATCCACCGGCACCCGCAAGAGTGGTTACTCCCAACATCTATGAATGGAACCTCCAATACTCCCGCGCATCTTCCTTGCCAGTCAAGCTCAAAGATTTTTCTCTCAAAGCTGTCAACGGAAAAGTGCAATTGAAATGGATCACCTCCAGTGAAGAAGACAACCTCCAATTCACCATCGAAAGAGCAGGAGCAGATCAGCGTTTCCAGAAACTCTCCGTCATCCCTGGCAAAGGCACTACCAACCTGGAACAGGTGTATGAGTTCACAGATAATCAACCGCTCGAGAACCTCAACTACTACAGGCTGGTGCAAAAAGATATCGATGGCCGTGAAAAAATATTCGAGGCAAAACGAATCATGATGCGCCGCGACGGTAAATCACTCGTAACAGTATCATCCAATCCGTTCACTACAGAGCTCAGCGCATTCGTTACTGTGCAGCAAGCACAGCAGGTAAGATTAAGTATCACCGATATGAGCGGAAAGATCTGGGCCAATATCAACGGAAGATACACCAGCGGCAGTTCCGAAGTGAGCCTTCCGGTAGGTAATCTCCCTAAAGGTGTATACCTGCTGAAAGCCACAGGAGATGGGCTTTCCGGCGTAGTGAAGATCATAAAGAGATAA
- a CDS encoding T9SS type A sorting domain-containing protein has translation MSASLLAQDGCPDRTFPVMKQKKVTVSIPGTDMIKGYLEALPETYNASPGKRFPLMIFFHGANEGGDGSAEKLCLLVNQWWWAPPSLIELNRFPHWTTDKSGQPTQFILISAQLAYFGDPSKAINPLIDYLQQRYRVDASRIYLTGLSAGANFIMSYAGANEANANRVAGIAPVSPCMSLNSQQAAVIARANLAFYSVQCSTDGACSGYTAANNAALINQQNPTLKAAATTLPVPNWACNSFTHDAWGTAYDTTFKQNINGRNLNMYEWMLQNVRAGALPVVLKDYQIRLAQGKVVINWTTTYEHNNAAFIIERTGETLPFKEIGRVAGSNNATGSQYQWIDENPLPDLNQYRLVQVDQDGVKEYFGIKTILNHSQGSKATVIAPNPFKGDLSVYLQLPRTERVRIVITDVNGKRLHSIDQQLPAGTTPLEFKTAALSNGIYFLKIEGRSFTENRKMVKQ, from the coding sequence ATGTCTGCTAGCCTATTAGCGCAGGATGGATGTCCCGACCGGACCTTCCCTGTGATGAAACAGAAAAAAGTAACAGTGAGCATCCCTGGTACAGATATGATCAAAGGCTATCTGGAAGCTTTGCCCGAAACTTACAATGCGAGTCCTGGCAAGCGTTTCCCGCTAATGATCTTTTTCCATGGAGCCAATGAAGGCGGCGATGGCTCCGCTGAAAAGCTTTGCCTGCTGGTGAATCAGTGGTGGTGGGCGCCGCCATCACTCATCGAACTAAATCGTTTTCCTCACTGGACAACAGATAAAAGTGGGCAACCCACACAGTTCATCCTGATCTCCGCACAACTGGCATATTTTGGTGATCCTTCCAAAGCCATCAATCCGCTGATCGATTACCTGCAGCAACGGTATCGCGTGGATGCTTCCAGGATCTATCTCACAGGATTGAGCGCCGGAGCTAATTTCATCATGAGCTACGCTGGCGCCAACGAAGCGAATGCCAACAGGGTTGCAGGAATTGCACCTGTGTCTCCCTGCATGAGCCTGAATTCACAGCAGGCTGCTGTGATTGCCCGCGCCAACCTCGCTTTCTATTCCGTGCAGTGCAGCACAGATGGCGCCTGCAGCGGATACACCGCAGCCAATAATGCAGCGCTGATCAATCAGCAAAATCCAACACTGAAAGCAGCCGCTACCACATTGCCTGTTCCCAACTGGGCCTGCAACTCCTTCACACACGATGCCTGGGGCACGGCGTATGATACCACCTTCAAACAAAATATCAATGGCCGCAATCTGAATATGTATGAATGGATGCTCCAGAATGTGCGCGCAGGTGCATTACCGGTAGTACTGAAAGATTATCAGATCAGGCTGGCACAAGGGAAAGTGGTGATCAACTGGACTACCACCTATGAACACAATAATGCAGCCTTTATCATAGAAAGAACAGGCGAGACGCTTCCATTCAAGGAGATCGGCCGGGTGGCAGGATCCAACAATGCTACAGGTAGTCAGTACCAATGGATAGACGAAAATCCACTGCCGGACCTGAATCAATACCGGCTTGTACAGGTTGATCAGGATGGCGTCAAAGAATATTTCGGGATCAAAACTATCCTCAACCACTCACAGGGATCGAAAGCAACAGTGATTGCTCCCAATCCCTTCAAAGGCGATCTCAGCGTTTACCTGCAACTTCCCCGGACAGAACGGGTTCGCATAGTCATCACAGATGTAAATGGGAAAAGATTACACAGTATCGATCAGCAATTACCGGCTGGAACTACCCCGCTGGAGTTCAAAACAGCCGCGTTGAGCAATGGCATTTACTTTTTGAAGATCGAAGGGAGATCATTTACCGAAAACAGGAAGATGGTGAAGCAATAA
- a CDS encoding glycosyltransferase, which translates to MRALPGKHSKGEKLLPNLTSFDHLPAPALNRLVCKAKLVISRSGYTTVMDLLKTKKRSILVPTPGQAEQEYLASHLEKERLACSFTQEEFNLQAALQRASVFPFQTIDDDMQLYKTVINNFVQSLRS; encoded by the coding sequence GTGAGAGCTCTGCCAGGTAAGCATTCAAAAGGAGAAAAGCTTTTGCCCAATCTTACCAGCTTCGACCATTTGCCTGCGCCTGCATTGAACCGTCTTGTTTGCAAAGCAAAACTGGTGATCAGCCGCTCGGGCTATACCACTGTGATGGACCTTCTCAAAACAAAAAAAAGAAGTATCCTGGTGCCTACTCCCGGGCAGGCCGAACAGGAGTACCTGGCCAGTCACCTCGAAAAAGAAAGACTGGCATGCAGTTTCACGCAAGAGGAATTCAACCTGCAAGCAGCGCTGCAACGCGCTTCAGTATTTCCTTTCCAAACGATTGACGATGATATGCAGTTGTACAAAACTGTGATCAATAACTTTGTTCAGTCTTTGAGAAGCTGA
- a CDS encoding pyridoxal phosphate-dependent aminotransferase, whose amino-acid sequence MKLSHLSETLIGSEIVKLGGEIKEKIRQGEKIYNFTVGDFDPSIFPIPAQLQQEIIDAYRNHFTNYPAAEGNLDLREAVAAFIKEREQIHYSHAEILIAAGGRPLIYSLFRAIVDKGDKVVYAVPSWNNNHYAHFVGAEHVLVEATPENNFMPTVEQLRPVIKGATLLALCSPQNPTGTTFSEKELTAICDMVLEENAGRGENEKKLYVMYDQMYWHLTYGDIRHHNPVSLRPAMQQYTIFIDAISKVFAATGVRVGWAMGPKTVIDKMKAILSHIGGWAPMAEQKAVAKFLYNKEAIDQYLTDFKAALEARLRGIYNGLSDLKKEGFAVDAIAPQAAIYLTIKFDLKGKKTADGTVLEKQSDVTAYLLSAAKLAVVPFYAFGAEKTSPWYRLSVGTCKVEEIPAMISQLRNALAQLS is encoded by the coding sequence ATGAAACTCAGTCATCTTTCGGAAACCCTGATCGGGTCAGAGATCGTGAAACTTGGAGGCGAGATCAAAGAAAAGATACGCCAGGGCGAAAAGATCTACAATTTTACTGTAGGCGATTTCGACCCCTCTATCTTCCCCATCCCTGCTCAACTGCAGCAAGAGATCATCGATGCATACCGCAATCATTTTACCAACTATCCCGCCGCTGAAGGTAACCTTGACCTCCGTGAGGCTGTGGCTGCTTTCATCAAAGAAAGGGAGCAGATCCATTACTCACATGCCGAGATCCTGATCGCTGCCGGTGGAAGGCCGCTGATCTACAGCTTGTTCAGGGCTATCGTGGATAAAGGTGATAAAGTTGTGTATGCAGTGCCATCCTGGAATAATAATCACTATGCACATTTCGTAGGAGCCGAGCACGTTTTGGTGGAAGCCACTCCGGAGAACAATTTCATGCCTACTGTGGAGCAGCTCCGCCCTGTTATCAAGGGAGCTACACTCCTGGCACTCTGCTCTCCGCAGAATCCAACCGGCACAACATTTTCCGAGAAGGAACTGACAGCCATCTGCGATATGGTCCTCGAAGAGAATGCCGGCCGTGGTGAGAACGAGAAAAAACTGTATGTGATGTATGACCAGATGTACTGGCATCTTACGTACGGGGATATCCGACATCACAATCCTGTTTCACTCAGACCTGCCATGCAGCAGTACACCATCTTCATCGATGCCATCAGTAAAGTATTTGCCGCTACAGGTGTGCGTGTGGGTTGGGCGATGGGCCCCAAAACAGTGATCGATAAAATGAAGGCCATCCTCAGCCATATCGGCGGATGGGCGCCCATGGCGGAGCAGAAGGCCGTTGCGAAATTCCTTTACAACAAAGAAGCTATCGATCAATACCTGACAGATTTCAAAGCAGCCCTGGAAGCCCGTCTTCGCGGTATCTACAATGGTCTGTCTGATCTGAAGAAAGAAGGATTTGCCGTGGACGCCATTGCTCCGCAGGCTGCTATCTATCTTACCATCAAATTCGATCTGAAAGGCAAGAAGACTGCCGATGGTACTGTATTGGAAAAGCAAAGCGATGTTACCGCCTACCTGCTGAGTGCAGCCAAGCTGGCCGTAGTGCCTTTCTACGCCTTCGGTGCGGAAAAGACTTCACCCTGGTATCGTCTCAGTGTAGGCACCTGCAAAGTGGAGGAGATCCCTGCAATGATCAGTCAACTGCGCAATGCGCTGGCCCAGCTGTCATAA
- a CDS encoding class I SAM-dependent methyltransferase, which translates to MTGFEDLQHTDPAGLETLEQFAQAKQFNRWLYDAIAPWCRGEVLEVGSGIGNLSAFFLDHGLTLTATDLRKEYCHLLQKQFGNHPGLQQVVNLDLVAPDFNTRYSALSNSFDTVVALNVVEHIRNDDLAIAHCHQMLKPGGNAVILVPAYQWLYNPFDKELGHFKRYSAKRLSGLLERQGFEVTNTRYFNAAGIFGWWLSGSLLRKKIIPASQLKTFNKLVPLFRLIDQITFHRLGLSVIAIGRKK; encoded by the coding sequence ATGACAGGTTTCGAAGATTTGCAGCATACGGACCCGGCAGGTTTGGAAACCCTGGAACAATTTGCGCAGGCCAAACAATTCAACCGCTGGCTTTATGATGCCATTGCTCCCTGGTGCCGCGGGGAAGTACTGGAAGTTGGCAGCGGCATCGGCAACCTGTCTGCTTTTTTTCTTGACCATGGCCTCACTCTAACAGCCACAGACCTGCGAAAAGAATATTGCCACCTGTTACAGAAACAATTCGGGAACCATCCCGGTCTGCAGCAGGTGGTGAACCTGGACCTGGTAGCGCCCGACTTCAATACCAGGTATTCCGCCCTCTCCAATTCCTTTGATACCGTTGTTGCCCTCAATGTGGTGGAACATATCCGGAACGACGATCTGGCCATTGCCCATTGCCACCAAATGCTGAAGCCCGGGGGGAATGCAGTGATACTGGTGCCGGCTTATCAATGGCTCTATAATCCGTTCGACAAAGAGCTCGGCCATTTCAAGCGTTACAGTGCGAAACGTCTTTCCGGTTTATTGGAAAGGCAGGGGTTTGAAGTGACCAATACAAGGTATTTCAATGCAGCAGGCATCTTCGGATGGTGGCTGAGTGGCAGCCTGCTCCGTAAAAAGATCATCCCCGCCAGCCAGCTCAAGACCTTCAACAAGCTCGTGCCCTTATTCAGACTGATAGACCAGATTACCTTTCACCGGCTGGGCCTCTCCGTTATAGCCATCGGCCGGAAAAAATAA
- a CDS encoding glycosyltransferase family 2 protein translates to MNFQKLSIVIPAYNEGATIHLILDRIAAVKLLNDIEKEVIIVNDCSRDNTVEAVQAYMSAHPDQNIRFINHEVNKGKGAALHTGIAHATGDYTIIQDADLEYDPEEYNVLIHPIFRGNADVVFGSRFLGGNSHRILFFWHSIGNKFLTMLSNMFTNLNLTDMETCYKMFRTPIIQSIKLKENRFGFEPEVTAKVSRIKDIRIYEVGISYYGRTYAEGKKINWKDGFRAIYCILKYNLFSR, encoded by the coding sequence ATGAACTTCCAAAAACTCTCCATTGTAATTCCAGCTTACAACGAAGGAGCCACTATTCACCTGATCCTGGACCGGATCGCGGCAGTAAAACTATTGAACGATATCGAAAAAGAAGTGATCATCGTTAATGATTGTTCGAGGGATAATACTGTGGAAGCCGTTCAGGCATATATGTCTGCGCACCCTGATCAGAATATCCGGTTCATCAATCACGAAGTGAACAAAGGCAAAGGCGCCGCGCTTCATACCGGCATTGCACATGCCACCGGAGATTATACTATCATACAGGATGCCGATCTCGAATATGATCCTGAAGAATACAATGTGCTGATCCATCCCATTTTCCGTGGAAATGCAGACGTGGTATTCGGCAGCCGCTTCCTTGGAGGGAATTCACACCGTATCCTTTTCTTCTGGCACTCCATTGGTAACAAGTTCCTGACCATGCTCAGCAATATGTTCACCAATTTAAACCTGACAGACATGGAAACCTGTTATAAAATGTTCCGTACCCCCATTATTCAATCGATCAAATTGAAGGAAAACCGATTCGGGTTCGAGCCGGAAGTTACCGCCAAAGTGTCCCGTATCAAAGACATCCGTATATATGAAGTAGGTATTTCGTACTACGGTCGTACTTATGCAGAAGGCAAGAAGATCAACTGGAAAGACGGGTTCCGCGCCATCTATTGCATTTTGAAGTATAACCTGTTCAGCAGATGA
- a CDS encoding YceI family protein: MKKLVLSAALLAASGIFFSAFRKSAPASLTTTNAQNVATKWVLDKSHSNIRFTVTHMVVSEAEGSFKSFDGTFVAEKADFSDAKINFTIDVNSINTDNENRDKHLKGDDFFNAEKFPQIKFESTAFKPQGGNKYKLEGNLTVRDITKPVSFDVTYGGTIASGRGAKAGFKAKTSIDRFEFGLKWNRMTEAGGLAVGKDVEVTVNIELNEAKQ; the protein is encoded by the coding sequence ATGAAAAAACTGGTTTTATCCGCTGCCTTACTTGCAGCTTCGGGCATTTTCTTCTCCGCATTCAGAAAATCTGCTCCAGCATCACTGACAACCACAAACGCTCAAAACGTTGCAACCAAATGGGTTTTGGATAAATCACATTCCAATATCCGTTTCACCGTTACCCATATGGTGGTTTCTGAAGCTGAGGGCTCATTTAAATCCTTCGACGGCACTTTCGTTGCTGAGAAAGCCGATTTTTCCGACGCGAAAATAAACTTTACAATTGATGTTAACTCCATCAATACTGATAATGAGAATAGGGATAAACACTTAAAAGGCGATGATTTCTTCAACGCAGAGAAGTTTCCCCAGATAAAATTTGAAAGCACCGCCTTCAAACCACAGGGTGGGAATAAGTATAAGCTCGAAGGCAATCTGACTGTTCGCGACATCACCAAGCCTGTTAGTTTTGATGTAACCTATGGTGGTACCATCGCCAGCGGACGTGGCGCCAAAGCGGGTTTCAAGGCCAAGACCAGCATCGACCGCTTTGAATTCGGTCTGAAATGGAACCGTATGACCGAAGCCGGCGGCCTGGCTGTAGGTAAAGACGTGGAAGTTACTGTGAACATCGAGCTCAACGAAGCAAAACAATAG
- a CDS encoding redoxin domain-containing protein — protein MKKLLLSSLLSLTIAAAFSQQGYNIGLTLKPYKNEKVYLGYYYGKLKALADSAVLDGNSQGSFKGTTALPGGIYFIVSPSRQILFELLLDKEQQFTIEADTTQLPSGVVFKGSKDNALFQQYTRFANQTGTAIHKANGEMATATNKKAVEDKVKKLNETMQHYRDSLIDKHPESLLAALLQAMKEPVIPPASKHPGGKYDSNFAYRYFKDNFWDGVEFNDDRLVRTPFFESKLDKYYDRLVSPDPDSIKPEVDYMLLYARSGKEMYKFLMVKFVQQYINPKYMGQDAVFVHLFEKFINTGEADFFSKEYKEYMTKRAYSLMANQLGLPAANMKMVDTSGRPANLYDVKGEMIVLCFWDPTCSHCKEVVPKVDSIFQAKWKAQGIKVYGVMVDGGKDLWTKYIRDNNLKDWIHVYQLPAQQEAEQSAGQPSYRQLYDVFQTPMLYLLDKDKRIVAKKLDYLQLNEIIDLKLKKSNTN, from the coding sequence ATGAAAAAATTGTTGTTATCCTCACTATTGTCCCTGACCATAGCTGCTGCGTTTAGCCAGCAGGGTTATAATATCGGCCTCACCCTCAAGCCCTACAAAAATGAAAAAGTGTACCTCGGTTACTACTATGGTAAACTGAAAGCGCTGGCGGATTCCGCAGTGCTGGACGGCAATAGCCAGGGAAGCTTCAAAGGAACGACGGCCCTGCCCGGCGGTATTTACTTCATCGTTTCCCCTTCCAGGCAAATACTGTTTGAATTGCTGCTGGACAAGGAGCAGCAGTTCACCATCGAGGCGGATACCACACAGCTCCCGTCCGGCGTGGTTTTTAAAGGCTCAAAAGATAATGCGCTTTTTCAGCAGTACACCAGATTTGCCAACCAGACCGGCACAGCCATTCATAAGGCCAATGGAGAAATGGCCACTGCCACCAACAAGAAAGCAGTGGAAGACAAAGTAAAGAAGCTGAACGAAACCATGCAGCACTACCGCGACAGCCTCATTGACAAGCATCCTGAATCCTTGCTTGCTGCTTTGTTGCAGGCCATGAAGGAACCAGTGATCCCTCCCGCTTCAAAACATCCCGGTGGAAAATACGATTCCAATTTCGCCTATCGTTACTTCAAAGACAATTTTTGGGATGGAGTGGAATTCAACGATGATCGCCTGGTGCGCACACCCTTCTTTGAAAGCAAACTGGATAAATACTATGACAGGCTGGTATCACCCGATCCGGATTCCATCAAACCTGAAGTGGATTATATGTTGCTCTACGCCCGCTCGGGTAAAGAGATGTACAAATTCCTGATGGTGAAATTCGTGCAGCAATACATCAACCCCAAATACATGGGCCAGGATGCAGTGTTTGTGCACCTCTTCGAGAAGTTCATCAATACCGGCGAAGCTGATTTCTTTTCCAAAGAGTACAAAGAATATATGACCAAGCGGGCCTACAGTCTCATGGCCAATCAACTGGGGCTGCCTGCCGCCAATATGAAAATGGTAGATACTTCCGGCCGTCCTGCCAATCTCTATGATGTGAAAGGTGAAATGATCGTGCTCTGCTTCTGGGATCCTACCTGCAGCCATTGCAAGGAAGTAGTGCCCAAAGTGGATTCCATCTTCCAGGCCAAATGGAAAGCTCAGGGCATCAAAGTGTACGGCGTGATGGTGGATGGAGGAAAAGATCTCTGGACAAAGTACATCCGCGACAACAATCTTAAAGACTGGATACACGTTTACCAGTTGCCGGCGCAGCAGGAAGCCGAGCAGTCGGCCGGACAGCCGTCCTACCGCCAGCTCTACGATGTATTCCAAACGCCGATGCTGTACCTGTTGGATAAAGACAAACGGATCGTAGCCAAAAAACTTGACTACCTCCAGCTGAATGAAATCATCGACCTTAAACTAAAGAAATCAAATACCAACTGA